In the genome of Candidatus Limnocylindria bacterium, the window GACCGGTCTCAGTGAGTTGTGACATCTTCGCCTCCTTTACCGTGTGCGCTCGCGGCCGGCGACCTCGCTCTCGCGGCCGGCCTCGTCGGTCGGACGAGACGGCTCGGCCATGGGCGCGGTCTCCCTTTCGGTCACCGGGAAGAGATGGCTACCCGCCGGAAAGCCCGAAACGGTCGGCGCGACCCACTCCGCCGGTGGCGCGGCGTAGTCGGCTGACTCGTAGTGCGCCAGCTCGTCAAGCTCGTGTTTGCTGATGTTCAGAACGATGTCGTTGCGATCGCGTGCTTCACGTGTCCGGCGTCGTGGCCGTCATTGGGCCTTACCGTGGCTGCGTGGTAGATGGGCATGGCGTCCTCCCGCGACTACTTCGCGACTGCCGCCTTTCCCGCATAGCGAGTGCCAGCCCACGGCTGCAGCGCGACGATGACCGCGATCAGGACGACCACCGCACCGATGTAGGACTCCGGCGAGCGCTGCTCCTGCTTCGCGACGGCGCCGAGGATCACGGCCAGCACCGGCACCACAACGCCGACCATGCTCGCGTTCGTGACCGACCAGTGCTGGACGAGCCAGGTATAGAGGACGTACGCGCCGAGCGACCCGGCGAGCGTGAGATAGACGATCGGCCACCATCCCGCGAAGGTCGTCGGGAGGGCGTGATCCTCTCTCAGGGCGAGGCTCACGACGGCGCAGACCACGAAGCCGATCGCGGCACCGACCGCGTTCGCCGCGAACGCCGATGGCTGAGGTGCTCGCTTCAGGAACACGCTGGAGAGCGACGCCGCCGTCGCGGCGAGGAAGACCGCGACCAGGCCTTCCACCGGAACGTCCAGCTTCAGCTCGCCGGCGAAGATGATCGCCACTCCGAGGATGGCCACGACCGCGGCGAGGATCTTTCGCGGTACCAGGCGCTCCACACCCAACGCCGCTGCGATGAGCGCCGTCGAGAGCGGCACGGTCGCGTAGAGGACCGCGGCGATCCCGCTCGGCACAACGCGCTCACCCCAGTAAAGAAGCGACAGGTTCATGCCGAAGTTGAAGAACCCGAACAGGAGCGCGCCGCGGAGCGCGGGTCCTCGCGGGAAGTGCTGTCGGGTCGCGAAGACGAGTCCGGCG includes:
- a CDS encoding EamA family transporter; the protein is MPYLVFIGCCLIWGSTFLAIRIGNEAVPPVWAATIRLALAAPLLAGLVFATRQHFPRGPALRGALLFGFFNFGMNLSLLYWGERVVPSGIAAVLYATVPLSTALIAAALGVERLVPRKILAAVVAILGVAIIFAGELKLDVPVEGLVAVFLAATAASLSSVFLKRAPQPSAFAANAVGAAIGFVVCAVVSLALREDHALPTTFAGWWPIVYLTLAGSLGAYVLYTWLVQHWSVTNASMVGVVVPVLAVILGAVAKQEQRSPESYIGAVVVLIAVIVALQPWAGTRYAGKAAVAK